One window of Leifsonia sp. AK011 genomic DNA carries:
- a CDS encoding type II secretion system F family protein produces the protein MTDSSWWAIITGTTLGLGLWSLASLIPKLAQPRFARRIAPYLQDVSQGARDMLQPPSPGPAPALALLVRPVFDPLRRALGALLGNVEVIERRLRQAGSGTTIEAYRGQQALAVIVGLAAGSLGAAVAGAAGPAAQVVLVATGAIAGVLTRDALLQRAAKRRLARLTEELPVVLEFLALSLSAGEGILDALRRVARAGSGELAAEFSGVLATAATGIPLSEALTRLAHDLDLPPLTRCAEQVIAALDRGTPLGEVLRAQAQDARDDARRQLLESAGRKEIAMLFPLVFGVLPVTIAFAVFPGIFVLQIGL, from the coding sequence GTGACGGATTCATCGTGGTGGGCGATCATCACGGGCACCACACTGGGCCTCGGGCTCTGGAGCCTCGCGAGCCTCATCCCCAAGCTCGCCCAGCCGCGGTTCGCGCGCCGTATCGCTCCCTACCTTCAGGATGTCTCGCAGGGAGCCCGCGACATGCTGCAACCACCGTCGCCCGGGCCGGCTCCCGCGCTGGCGCTGCTGGTGCGCCCCGTGTTCGATCCACTTCGTCGCGCGCTCGGGGCGCTGCTGGGGAACGTCGAGGTCATCGAGCGTCGACTCCGCCAAGCAGGCTCCGGGACAACAATCGAGGCTTATCGAGGGCAGCAGGCTCTCGCGGTGATCGTCGGTCTCGCAGCTGGTTCTCTCGGTGCTGCTGTCGCCGGAGCTGCGGGTCCCGCTGCGCAGGTCGTGCTCGTCGCCACCGGCGCAATCGCGGGAGTCCTGACGCGGGATGCCCTCCTCCAGCGCGCGGCGAAGCGCCGACTCGCACGGCTCACGGAGGAGCTTCCCGTCGTGCTCGAGTTCCTCGCGCTCAGCCTCTCGGCAGGCGAGGGCATCCTCGACGCCCTTCGGAGGGTCGCGCGAGCGGGGTCCGGCGAGTTGGCGGCGGAGTTCTCGGGTGTGCTTGCGACAGCGGCTACTGGCATCCCGCTCTCCGAGGCTCTCACTCGGCTGGCCCACGACCTGGACCTGCCGCCCCTCACGCGCTGTGCCGAGCAGGTCATCGCGGCGCTGGACCGAGGCACTCCGCTGGGCGAGGTCCTCCGAGCCCAGGCGCAGGACGCACGGGATGACGCCCGCCGCCAGCTCCTCGAATCCGCGGGCCGCAAGGAGATCGCGATGCTCTTCCCGTTGGTGTTCGGGGTGCTCCCTGTGACGATCGCGTTTGCGGTCTTCCCGGGGATCTTCGTGCTCCAGATTGGACTGTAG
- a CDS encoding alpha/beta hydrolase, translating into MTSTAVVIVSGGDAVSPFTTPTQACATGLAAGNTDTALREFLLARGHAVYTSPAMNARGPVIEQGGFGAFGGMPVTLPDIMTVNSTGDIDLAGEHLARFLGYLHSEYGVSAVHLVAHSMGGLFSRAAIRVLKSTDSPVRVLSLTTLGTPWAGSLVGDFVIGDATLADCAADAFTEMVVTEFKKRAETLPVGAAQQVTTRYLMGEGGWNEAQAGVLDGIPVTLLGATYFSADGDSKYWPHDGFVSESSALATGVSDAVLPHRATHSFKRTHSIFTSNAIGADWNTALTWDPEVLEVVAAAIVEATA; encoded by the coding sequence ATGACTTCAACGGCAGTGGTGATCGTCTCCGGTGGGGACGCGGTCAGTCCATTCACGACGCCAACACAGGCCTGTGCGACCGGCCTCGCGGCGGGCAACACCGACACCGCCCTGCGCGAGTTCCTTCTCGCCCGCGGTCACGCTGTGTACACGTCCCCCGCCATGAACGCGCGCGGGCCCGTCATCGAGCAGGGCGGTTTCGGAGCCTTCGGCGGGATGCCCGTGACCCTGCCCGACATCATGACCGTCAACTCGACCGGCGACATCGACCTGGCGGGCGAGCATCTCGCGCGGTTCCTCGGCTACCTGCACTCCGAGTACGGCGTTTCGGCCGTTCACCTCGTCGCGCACTCGATGGGCGGCCTGTTCTCGCGCGCCGCGATCCGCGTGCTGAAGTCGACGGACTCCCCCGTGCGGGTGCTGTCACTCACCACCCTCGGCACCCCATGGGCCGGTTCGCTCGTGGGCGACTTCGTGATCGGGGATGCCACGCTCGCCGACTGCGCGGCCGACGCTTTCACCGAGATGGTCGTGACCGAGTTCAAGAAGCGCGCCGAGACCCTCCCTGTCGGTGCGGCCCAGCAGGTGACGACGCGCTACCTCATGGGCGAGGGTGGCTGGAACGAAGCGCAGGCCGGAGTGCTCGACGGCATACCGGTGACGCTCCTCGGCGCGACCTACTTCAGCGCGGACGGAGATTCCAAGTACTGGCCGCACGACGGTTTCGTCTCCGAGTCCAGCGCCCTCGCAACCGGCGTATCGGATGCCGTGCTCCCCCACCGCGCTACGCACAGCTTCAAGCGCACCCACAGCATCTTCACCTCCAACGCGATCGGCGCGGATTGGAACACAGCGCTCACGTGGGACCCGGAGGTGCTGGAGGTTGTGGCGGCGGCAATCGTGGAGGCCACCGCGTAG
- a CDS encoding nucleotide disphospho-sugar-binding domain-containing protein, with amino-acid sequence MSTFLLCSTPVHGHVMPVLGIGRALVQRGHRVVLLTGSRFEKQARDAGLEFRALQGIADFDDRDADTYLPDRNRYRGIARAQYDIKSIFVATIPDQFASVQAALINVVPDAILVDGAFAGVTPLLFGSAPRPPIVGVGVTPLSQSSADVAPFGMGLAPLPGAVGRLRNRFLGWLANRVFFRETHALAKRILAELGVVSIPGSIMDVSRSFDRFLQLTPAELEYPRRDLGASTRFVGPVPSTPGATAVPEWWPELDGTRPVVHVTQGTIDNVDLSRLIGPTVEALGSHRADAPLVVVTLGGRGRESLAPLGTLPPNVRVADYLPYDKLLPLCDVVVTNGGFGGVLQALRAGVPVVVAGDTEDKPEVAARVAWAGVGVDLRTGRPDAAAVASAVNRVLTEKSFRSRAAELSEAIGRLDTIDLIEGELKALVRGS; translated from the coding sequence GTGTCCACTTTCCTGCTCTGCTCGACTCCCGTGCACGGACACGTCATGCCCGTGCTGGGCATCGGACGCGCCCTTGTTCAACGCGGACACCGGGTTGTGCTCCTCACCGGATCACGCTTCGAGAAGCAGGCTCGAGATGCCGGACTGGAGTTTCGCGCGCTCCAGGGGATCGCCGACTTCGATGATCGGGACGCCGACACGTATCTGCCGGACCGCAACCGCTACCGAGGCATCGCGAGGGCGCAGTACGACATCAAGAGCATCTTCGTCGCAACGATCCCCGACCAGTTCGCGAGCGTGCAGGCTGCACTCATCAACGTCGTTCCGGACGCGATCCTCGTGGACGGCGCGTTTGCCGGGGTCACGCCACTCCTGTTCGGGAGCGCCCCCCGCCCGCCGATCGTCGGCGTCGGCGTGACACCTCTCAGCCAGTCGAGCGCAGACGTCGCACCATTCGGCATGGGACTCGCTCCCCTGCCCGGCGCCGTCGGCCGCCTCCGCAACCGATTCCTGGGCTGGCTCGCGAATCGGGTGTTCTTCCGGGAGACGCACGCGTTGGCCAAGCGCATCCTCGCGGAACTCGGGGTAGTGAGCATCCCTGGATCGATCATGGATGTCTCGCGCTCCTTCGACAGGTTCCTGCAACTGACCCCCGCCGAACTCGAGTACCCCCGACGGGACCTCGGCGCCTCCACGCGCTTCGTGGGACCCGTGCCCTCGACGCCCGGCGCAACAGCCGTGCCCGAGTGGTGGCCGGAACTCGACGGGACCCGCCCCGTCGTTCACGTAACCCAAGGCACGATCGACAACGTGGACCTCTCGCGCCTCATCGGCCCGACTGTAGAGGCTCTCGGTTCTCATCGGGCCGACGCACCCCTGGTCGTCGTGACGCTGGGAGGACGAGGTCGCGAGAGTCTCGCGCCGTTGGGCACCCTGCCGCCCAACGTGCGCGTGGCGGACTACCTCCCGTACGACAAGTTGCTCCCCCTCTGCGACGTCGTCGTCACGAACGGCGGTTTCGGAGGGGTGCTCCAGGCCCTTCGCGCCGGGGTGCCGGTCGTCGTCGCCGGAGACACTGAGGACAAGCCAGAGGTGGCCGCGCGGGTCGCCTGGGCTGGCGTGGGCGTCGACCTGAGGACAGGGCGACCCGACGCTGCCGCGGTGGCGAGCGCGGTGAACCGCGTGCTGACCGAGAAGTCGTTCCGCTCGCGGGCGGCTGAACTCTCCGAAGCGATCGGACGACTGGACACCATCGACCTGATCGAGGGCGAACTGAAAGCGCTCGTCCGGGGGTCCTGA
- a CDS encoding type II toxin-antitoxin system VapC family toxin translates to MIVLDTNVLSEPLRAAPNPAVMNWLAVNPVAIVTAISVGEVLSGVARMPDGNRKARLALAIDAAIAHADVLPYDAEAARVFGDVHSSRRLMGRPLSVEDGMIAAICISRNATLATRNVKDFVGLDLELVNPWGDDREA, encoded by the coding sequence GTGATCGTCCTCGACACCAATGTGCTCTCCGAGCCCCTTCGAGCCGCACCCAACCCTGCAGTCATGAACTGGCTGGCGGTCAACCCCGTCGCGATAGTGACCGCCATATCGGTCGGCGAAGTGCTCAGTGGTGTGGCCCGAATGCCGGACGGAAACCGTAAGGCACGCCTCGCGCTCGCCATTGACGCGGCCATCGCGCACGCCGATGTGCTGCCGTATGACGCTGAGGCCGCTCGGGTCTTCGGGGACGTACACAGCTCCCGTCGGCTGATGGGTCGCCCGCTCTCCGTGGAGGACGGGATGATCGCCGCGATCTGCATTTCGCGCAACGCGACGCTTGCCACCCGCAACGTCAAGGATTTCGTCGGGCTCGATCTTGAACTGGTGAACCCTTGGGGCGACGACCGCGAAGCGTAG
- a CDS encoding RidA family protein — MSRRLISSGSPFEETIGYSRAVVDGDWVFVSGTTGYDYATMTMSEDVAEQAAQCLRNIGAALADAGATFADVVRVHYLLPDGNDFEACWPALREVFGDVRPAATMMQVPLMDPAMKIEIEVTARIQG; from the coding sequence ATGTCGCGTCGCCTGATCAGCTCCGGTTCACCCTTCGAGGAGACCATCGGATACTCCCGAGCCGTCGTTGACGGCGACTGGGTCTTCGTCTCGGGAACCACCGGATACGACTACGCCACCATGACGATGTCCGAGGATGTCGCGGAGCAGGCCGCGCAGTGCCTCCGCAACATCGGGGCTGCACTGGCCGACGCCGGCGCAACCTTCGCGGACGTCGTTCGTGTGCACTACCTGCTGCCCGACGGCAACGACTTCGAGGCCTGCTGGCCGGCACTCCGCGAGGTCTTCGGCGACGTTCGACCCGCCGCGACCATGATGCAGGTTCCCCTCATGGACCCGGCAATGAAGATCGAGATCGAGGTCACGGCGCGAATCCAGGGCTGA
- a CDS encoding CpaF family protein: MPTAHHLIAERVRERVRRDGVLLDHQLATDYVREEVRRYTERALGGAGPLLADEALAEREIVASLTGLGVLQPLIDDPDIEEIWINSPGAVFVARGGVAELTGIRLPEHGTRDLVERMLASTGRRVDLSSPFVDASLPDGSRLHVVIPDVTRRDWAVNIRKFNRGVRDLGALVALASITQQAAEFLRMCVLAGLTILVSGATQSGKTTMLNALLAAARPTERVITVEETFELSVAGRDWVALQCRQPSLEGTGEITLRRLIKESLRMRPDRLVVGEVREAEALDLLIALNSGLPGMSSIHANSARDALAKLGTLPLLAGRNIDAGFVVPAVASTIDMVVHCRLERGGRRRVVEIAAPTGVVRGGVAEVERVFATHGDRLEATGIHPTRLSKFGASGFDPASVLGRPR, encoded by the coding sequence ATGCCCACTGCGCACCACCTGATCGCCGAGCGAGTTCGCGAGCGAGTGCGCCGCGACGGGGTGCTCCTCGACCATCAACTCGCCACGGACTACGTGCGCGAGGAGGTGCGCAGGTACACCGAACGTGCGCTCGGCGGAGCGGGACCCCTCCTCGCCGACGAGGCGCTCGCCGAGCGCGAGATCGTCGCGAGCCTCACGGGTCTCGGCGTGCTCCAACCGCTGATCGACGATCCCGACATCGAGGAGATCTGGATCAACTCGCCGGGTGCCGTGTTCGTCGCACGCGGGGGAGTGGCCGAGCTCACCGGCATCCGCCTGCCCGAGCACGGCACGCGTGACCTCGTCGAACGGATGCTCGCCAGCACCGGTCGCAGGGTTGACCTGAGCTCGCCCTTCGTCGACGCGTCGCTGCCCGACGGGTCGCGGCTACACGTCGTGATCCCGGATGTCACGAGGCGCGACTGGGCCGTCAACATCCGCAAGTTCAATCGAGGCGTGCGTGATCTCGGCGCTCTCGTCGCGCTTGCCTCGATCACGCAGCAGGCGGCAGAGTTCCTGCGGATGTGCGTGCTCGCGGGCCTCACGATCCTCGTGTCCGGGGCGACACAGAGCGGCAAGACGACCATGCTGAACGCGCTGCTTGCCGCGGCACGACCGACCGAGCGCGTGATCACCGTGGAGGAGACGTTCGAGCTTTCTGTCGCCGGGCGTGACTGGGTGGCACTTCAATGCCGCCAACCCAGCCTTGAAGGAACGGGCGAAATAACGCTGCGCAGGCTCATCAAGGAATCACTGCGCATGCGGCCCGACCGCCTCGTCGTCGGCGAGGTGCGCGAGGCCGAAGCCCTCGACCTGCTTATCGCGCTCAACTCGGGCCTACCTGGAATGTCGAGCATCCACGCCAACAGCGCGCGGGATGCCCTCGCCAAACTTGGCACGCTGCCCCTGCTCGCCGGGCGGAACATCGACGCTGGCTTTGTCGTGCCCGCGGTCGCGTCGACCATCGACATGGTCGTGCATTGCCGGCTCGAGCGTGGTGGTCGTCGTCGAGTGGTTGAGATTGCTGCGCCGACGGGTGTGGTGCGTGGTGGCGTGGCGGAGGTGGAGCGCGTATTCGCGACGCACGGGGATCGGCTGGAGGCGACCGGCATCCATCCCACCCGGCTGTCGAAGTTCGGGGCGTCCGGCTTCGACCCGGCGTCCGTGCTGGGGAGGCCGCGGTGA
- a CDS encoding type II secretion system F family protein, producing the protein MSVGVVTAVCGTLALVAGAAAQALIGVVPLSLALAGVAGLAPLAVIGSRARARRRASRAVWPDVVDLLVSAVRSGLALPEALASLASSGPDDTRVAFVEFAARYRSTGSFSLAADELRHRLADPVADRLVETLRMAREVGGAELPGILRDLGTQLRREAAIRSEVEGRQSWVVNAARLGVAAPWVVLLLLATRPEAATAYNSPQGVALVVGGMLVSTIAYRLMLRVGRLPEERRWFA; encoded by the coding sequence GTGAGCGTAGGCGTGGTCACGGCCGTGTGCGGCACTCTCGCACTGGTCGCGGGCGCGGCCGCACAGGCGCTGATTGGAGTGGTGCCGCTGTCGCTCGCCCTGGCAGGCGTTGCTGGACTCGCCCCGCTCGCGGTGATCGGTTCGCGGGCCAGAGCTCGCCGTCGTGCGAGCCGGGCGGTGTGGCCGGACGTCGTTGACCTGCTCGTCTCGGCAGTGCGGTCGGGGCTCGCGCTGCCGGAGGCCCTGGCATCCCTCGCGTCGTCTGGGCCGGACGATACGCGTGTGGCTTTCGTGGAGTTCGCTGCCCGCTACCGATCGACGGGCAGTTTCTCGCTCGCCGCCGACGAACTCAGGCATCGCCTCGCCGATCCGGTGGCCGACCGCCTCGTCGAGACCCTGCGGATGGCCCGCGAGGTGGGCGGCGCCGAGCTGCCGGGCATCCTGCGCGATCTGGGCACGCAGCTTCGACGGGAGGCCGCGATCCGCTCCGAGGTCGAGGGCCGCCAATCGTGGGTCGTGAATGCGGCGCGACTCGGCGTCGCCGCGCCGTGGGTCGTCCTGCTGCTGCTGGCTACGCGCCCCGAGGCGGCCACGGCCTACAACTCCCCACAAGGTGTGGCCCTCGTCGTTGGCGGCATGCTCGTCTCGACCATCGCGTACCGCCTCATGTTGCGGGTCGGCAGGCTCCCAGAGGAGCGGCGGTGGTTCGCGTGA
- a CDS encoding plasmid stabilization protein — protein sequence MAAITVRNLDDDVQRRLKQRAAVNNRSMEAEARAILSAAVAPASFVDSWLALSSEFRGVELELDERTPSRELDLS from the coding sequence GTGGCAGCGATCACCGTGAGAAATCTGGATGACGACGTTCAACGCCGCCTCAAGCAGCGTGCCGCAGTGAACAACCGCTCGATGGAGGCAGAAGCGCGGGCTATCTTGAGCGCAGCAGTGGCGCCGGCGTCCTTTGTCGATTCCTGGCTGGCGCTGTCGTCGGAGTTTCGCGGCGTCGAGCTTGAGCTGGACGAGCGAACTCCTTCGCGTGAACTCGATCTGTCGTGA